In Deltaproteobacteria bacterium, the DNA window GAAGATCGCACACATTTCAGGGGTCACTTCCCCCATGTTGGCGATTTGGAACATATTTTTCTGTTTGAGAGGACCTTTACCAGCATAGACGGTAAACCCCTTTTTTTCCATGATGTCAATAAATTTGTCCATGGGAATTTTAGTGGG includes these proteins:
- a CDS encoding alanine--glyoxylate aminotransferase family protein, which gives rise to PTKIPMDKFIDIMEKKGFTVYAGKGPLKQKNMFQIANMGEVTPEMCAIFLQHMQETLTELNS